TCAAAAACTGTCGACCTTAAATAAATTCATGTATGGTTTGGTCCCCACGTTAGACTTTTAGGGCCAATCAATAGATTTATAAGACAATTCTGACCCTTCTAATGCGTTTGTTTtgaattgttttgttttattgataGAAAAACAATCCTTTCACGGGTTGGATCCAaccaataattattaaattaatgttGCTGTTGGGGGTGAAACTTGTGTCTATTTTCTCAGTCCTACTCTTTCATTAGTCATCATAGCAAACCAATTATCATATAAAATGTACTTCCTTAACTCTATCATAGCAAACCAATTATCATATAAAATGTACTTCCTTAACTCTCATGTTTATTGCTATGGACATCTCTCATACATGATTGTTTAAGGTGCTTTTAGATAggaagatgagataagatggctttaaataatttttaaaaattaaataaaatattattttttaatattaatattattttaaaaatttaaaaaattgaattgtttattatattttgtatgaaaattgaaaaaattataatgataagataaaataagacgAGATGAGAATGTTTACGAATCCAAATAGCCTccaaaggaaaattttatatatcacgCTATTATTCTACTTTCATTCTATTATGTGTGATAAGAAAATGAGATATaagtatgatatataatattactattttataaatgaaatgcATTTCGAAGCGGTAGATAGACAATCActtcaagcaaaaataaaaagaaaccatcacttgaatgtaaataatataacataaattattaaatctaaTTCGCCCtattaacttatattttttagacaaatgatgattttatataaaattaaaatctcacACTCTTCTAatcagtttaaacttttgagTAAAATGATATTCAGTCTCTATTTATCTAGAATTGTTTACCATtgttataaaatacatatatcaaCATGTAAATAGTGGATCTGAGTTGATctgaattctttataaataatagtgaattaaATAAGTGTGTTaaattaaattctttataaaaaatagttaattgAATAGGTAGAGTGAGTTATGTAAGATTtatctaaaatgaatttaaatgtatttatatattaagataactttaatattattttaaaaaaattaaaaaaaattataagtctcacatataaaaatatatttaattaaaaaaaattataaatttaaaattaaactaaactaAATTTATCAACGAGTCTTCCAACCAAATAGAGCTTAAAGCTCATTTTCGAGTTTCAATACAGGCGTTACTTTGTCTAAACATGACTTTGTTTATAatattatcttcttcttttttaattttttttttttaaatgttccgAGTATTTAGTTTCCTGGAATTGGGCCACAAGTTTCGCAGTATGGCCAAGCTGTAAACCCTTCTTAACAGGTTTTCGTATTTGCTCATGTCCAATCACTGAAATTaaggctttttttttaaaaatttattaggtataaataaaattactgcTAATTTActtatcaatattaatttatttatatttaaaattttaaataatattatttttaataaaatatattttttgactaatcatattaaattaatgtatatattaatgtgtaattcttacaacttgatttttcttttttaaaatttatatttgaactTTAGGaccaaaactaagaaaaatatagatatataaaataagttttataatttttaataaaaaaaataatttataccgTCTACTtaaaacgtattttatttaaaaaaaagggcaaattcgagacttacaaaaaaaatcttttttttaatagaagtcCTTTTTAGAGTGCTTTAAATTACGTACTCAAGActatttttaacattattttggataaaataaagagttttactactcatcatctcatatattatatatttttttattttttatttttatttttattaaattaattgagttattttacttattattcatGTACCACATACCtacaaagccaaaaaaaaaaaaaaaagtgatgtgTGATATAATGATGATGagtataatttcttttaagataaattatcttaaaaaatcCACTTTATTGATCTCTATGTCACAATTCATTAGTCTATTTATTGCTCTCCAGATGTCTATCTAATTAATGGTTGGGTTGAGGCGCTAAGCATCATCAACGCCATGGTTTAAAACTGAGCTGTTTTCACTAAAATTCAGCAAATGTGTATAAATatttaccaattttacctacaAATACATCTTTATGTATGGTACTTTCAAAAATCTCCATTTTCAATTAAACATTTTTCCAATTTCTGCAGATTATTAGAaccaaaatatttaattatcatgAAAAGGTTGTTCAATTTTAAGTAAAATCcttttatcaaaatatttttgtggGATTTAGTGTAGGTTTCAGACATgagatgagatacaaaatttttatctaatctcattttaattcatcctattttatttctaaatataatttaaatacaaaattttcaaactaatcattacaacttttttaaacttttaaataaaaaaataattccaacttttttaaatttgcaaataaaaataatattataagactatatttttacaatattttaattttataatattttttattcaaccttttctctattttttttacaaaatctcaCAAAACaattatctcattactattcacaaaattctcatctcattttctaaatCTGTCCTGGCGAGTCTATAGTTATACCCTCTAAGAACATTGACAATGGCCTAGTCAAATGCCAATGCAAGTCTAAATTTTAGCTAGATGTGAGAAAAGGCCTCCACATTAGACTAGCCAATGGTCTTAAGTTCAACACTTTGAGTTACAATAATTTTTGGGTGCTCTTCAAACTTGGAAAGTTACTGTTTATGTATCAAaagattattttatgaatttctaCATTATACTATTTTCTGAGTAATTATTTCTGTCTATTGCATTTTATCATTTATCCAATATATTTGTTTTATGCATCCACCTGACATGATGATGCTGTTTTCTTGGTTCATGTTATTAGTTAGTTACATGAAATggattttttaaacaataataaaagtacAACAAgttgttaattaatatttttttatatgtaaaataaatattttatttaattattaattaatatataaagtgcatttgaaaaaaaaaatcaaatattattaaaatatgtaatattatataattattttattttttttaaatgactaatttaatataaactcatctatttaaaacttgatATTATAGAAAAAAGTGAGATTCTAACTACACTTTAGACTTGGCCAATGATCTAATGCGGCCATAAATACATAGAGTTAGGAAAATATCTTCGactttcccttgattttttcgaattcaaaaaaaatattcttataaataCCTTTTCTTTGGTATTTATCGATTgacaacttttatttattttcgacGAATTTTTTGCTCAATTATTCAAAGAGTGAGACGACGATTTCAGTGTTCTGTCATCGTTTCTCCAGAATCATCGCCCTCTTCTGATGTACTTTATTTGCAAAATTTCATCCCATTTTCCATTTTCCAACCAAAACAAAGGAAGTAAAAAAAAAGCGACCATTTGGTTGGTTTTCAAGTGTCAAACTCAGCTTCAAGTCCGATAAGGCAAATAACAAGACGTCTGGGCCTGTATAATTGTATATGTTTGCAcaagttttcttctttcttaGGGACTCGTACCCCTCAATTTCACACTCATTTTCTTTGAATTCCAACCCCACAAGTTTATTTTTTGCTCTGTATTTCAATACTGTACTACCAAATCTTGATCAGAAAAATGGGTTGCTGTAGCAGCAAGAGAGAATCTCCAAAACCGGGTGTAAACACTACGCATGGATCAGGCATCCAAACCTACCAAGCCCAACCTTTGGTGCAAACCCAGAAAGTTTCTGCCACTCAAACTCAACCACAGCCAAGGCCACAGCCGCAGCCGCCAATTCCAGCTCCACCAAAACCTGCACGACCGGAGATTAGGCCGGTGTCGAAGCCAGACACCATTCTGGGCAAACCATTTGAAGACATTAAGAAGTACTACAAGCTTGGAAAAGAACTGGGCAGAGGCCAATTTGGCATCACCTATTGGTGCACCGAGAACTCAACTGGCCGCACTTACGCCTGCAAATCCATACTGAAGCGCAAGCTTGCCTCCCAGAGCGACAAGGATGACATCAAGAGAGAGGTTCAGATTATGCAGCATTTGTCTGGGCAGCCAAACATTGTGGAATTCAGGGGTGCTTATGAGGACAGGTACTCCGTGCACCTTGTGATGGAGCTTTGTGCAGGCGGTGAGCTTTTCGATAGAATCATCGCAAAGGGCCATTATTCTGAGAAGGCCGCCGCGGCGATTTGCCGCGCCATCGTGAATGTGGTCCACATCTGCCATTTTATGGGTGTGATGCATCGCGATCTTAAGCCCGAGAATTTCTTGCTGTCTAGCAAGGATGAGGGGGCTATGTTGAAGGCAACTGATTTCGGGCTGTCTGTCTTCATTGAGAAAGGTAACTTCTTGCTCCTCTTtcgagttttattttttcttgtttaaatcaATATTCTTGTTCTGAATACAGCATTAGAATCTATTATTTGTAGTTAATGTTATTATGTTCAGCAAATTCGTTCGACTCTTGCACTGTGTTTGTGCTCTATTCTTTGATTGCTATTTAGATAATTTTCGTAGTTTTCCAAAAATTATGCAAAATCTGGTCTCGAAATGCCTGTTAACAAGTATTAAGCCTAAACACTTACTGTAGGACAGAATGGCATTTGATTTGTTATTACCAAATGATGCGAAAAAACAGAACTTTTAATTGTGGATACCCCACTCTATAGTGCAGTTTGCATGACTTCATGGAGTGGCATTATTTGAACTCTGAATTACAACTTTTATTCTTGcaaattttaatttgatgatcGTTAATCTAGTTAGCGGCCAACAATTTTTTCGGACATATATTGGTATGGGAGATTAGAATCTTCATTTTATCGTGATACTTATGGCATGGACTTGTTTTGATGTTTCTTTCATCTACTCAATTTGTAATGTGCTGCTTCTCTATACATATATTTCTTATGTTGTTGTTCCATTTATTCATAGAATTCATTCGTTGCTATGTGACTGACTCATCTTTTTGAACTCATCTCAGGAAAGGTTTATCGTGATATAGTGGGCAGTGCTTACTATGTCGCCCCTGAAGTATTGCAGCGTAGTTATGGAAAGGAAATTGATATTTGGAGTGCAGGAGTGATCTTATACGTACTTCTCAGTGGTGTACCTCCATTTTGGGCtggtaaaaggaaaaaaaaaacaaaggagctTTTCTTAAACGTTACATGTTCAGAATAACTTAAGagtttcttttattcattttaatcaACAGCTTGGAGTAAGATATCTATATCTAATAATATTGCAGAAACTGAAAAGGGAATATTTGATGCCATACTGCAAGGAGAACTTGACTTTGAAAGTCAACCATGGCCATTGATTTCAGAAAGTGCAAAAGATCTAGTCGGGAAGATGCTGACTCAGGACCCAAAAAAGCGGATAACTTCTGGACAAGTTCTTGGTATAAAACCCCCTGTTTTCCATGTCAGCAActgaaaattatattaaagaagagtgtaattatattgtgatctatcttgtgtacttggactctgtctatttcttattaatactacggtttacctatcaaaaaaaaattatattgtgatCTATGGCGATATTTATAGATCACAATATAAAAAATCGGATATCGtctgaaatttcattttttaaatagaaacaagagaaaacaaaattgtTGATGTCAGAATCATGGTTTTTACTCATTTaatgttttaatataaattcaCAACATTCAGTTGCATTGCCCATGATGCATCTGGCTTACCTTGTTATGCTCCTGTGATTCTGATTGACATGCTGATACCCTGTATCCTGTATGGTTAGAGCATCCGTGGATTAGAGAAGGTGGCAATGCATCGGACAAGCCAATAGATAGTGCAGTTCTCTCAAGAATGAAGCAATTCACGGCTATGAATAAGCTCAAGAAGCTTGCATTGAAGGTAAATGATCAAACTGTGTGAAGAAGATCCTGTTTTCCATAATGAGAATTGTGATATGTTGCCCATGAACATATTGTTTAAGGATTCAATTATTCTTAGAAAGGTGGTTGTAACCTCTAATATGGTAAGCAAAATAATGGAAACTCCATCAGTTGAATAATCTAAACTGTTCAAGAAATGGAGCTCTGCAAGTCGTCGTGCGCTAATTGGAGAGGATTTCCTTGTAACCCCTCCCATGCAATTTCTCACTGAAAAGAACTGCTTCTTTATAGTTACCTAGAGACCAAGAATCTTTCCTTTAGTTGCATGGGTCTAGCTGgtttttctcttccattttcttctaaTAGTCTAAAAATTCATAGGTCATTGCACAAAATCTATCTGAAGAAGAAATTAAAGGTCTTAAAGCAATGTTCACAAACATGGACACAGACAATAGTGGCACAATCACGTACGAAGAACTGAAGACGGGCTTGGCTCGAACAGGGTCACGACTCTCAGAGTCTGAAGTCAAGCAACTCATGGAAGCTGTAAGTAACGGCTGGAGACCCATATGAACTTCATCTTTCTATAGTTGATTATATTTTTGCATATCATACTCAACTGGCAGTCTGGTTATTTGTCTGTGATATATATTTCAGGCTGATGTTGATGGAAATGGAACAATTGACTATATCGAATTTATATCTGCTACAATGCATAGACACAGGCTAGAAAGAGATGAGCATTTGTTTAAAGCATTTCAGTATTTTGATAAGGACAGCAGTGGGTGAGTTCACAATCTTCATGTTGATATTAGCCATATTGTTTGGGACTTATTGGATTCCTGCATTTAATCAATTTTCAACTACTAGATTTTACTTGCAGAACCggaataaataattttttttaaagttaatctATTTAACTATATTCATTGAAAAAGAGATGCAATTTAatcttatgaaaaaataaagttgAATAACTTTTCTACTTAACAGTTATATCTGTTGTTTGTGTTGTTAAACTACCTATATTATAtgaagagaaatgatacttaTAGTCGTGAGTGTACAACCGTCGTGCAATCACTtcaaaaaaagtgaaaaaatatgagacccacatgaaaagaaaattaattttttattagtggactctattatttttctaagcGACTGCATGCACACTTCACTACTGTTCGTAGCATTACTCATCgctaaataatttttagaattagaAGTCCCAAGTTGATGCGCTTTTTCACTTTAAATTATGCTACAGATATATTACGAGGGACGAGTTAGAGAATGCCATGAAGGAGTATGGAATGGGTGATGAAGGCAGCATCAGAGAAATTATTTCTGAGGTGGATGCAGATAATGTAAGTTGTTTCTAATTTGAGCGTCTACAACTATCATTTAGAATACAAATGGATACTTAATACCCACTTTAACCAACAGGATGGGAGGATCAATTATGAAGAGTTTTGCACAATGATGAGAAGTGGAATGCAACAACCTGCAAAACTTTTCTAGTTCCACCACCGGGGGAGTTCAATGTTTTTTTAACAGAATTTGTAATCATGCAAGTGACCTGTCCTTGAATGTCTTGATGTGGGCAGGATTCGGGCCCTCAGGGCATTCTCACCAGTAGGTATGAATTAGACCACTGTTGAGTTTTCTTTACAATCCTTCGTATTGAATTTTAATGGGTAGTACGAACTTTCTGAGCCTATCGTTTGGATTGGTTAGGTTAATCAATTGTACTTTTTGTGAATATCTAGATCCGATTTTTCTGTTCTCCAATTCCCTCACCTGTCTTTactgtttccattttcttcGTAAATTCTCTTTTTGTAAACCTGAAATTGGAGAAAAAAGACAGCTACAAATGggggaaagaaaaaggagaactACGAGCCTTTATCTGCATCAAACGGTGACTTTGAACACTAGGACGTAGAAGGTCTGGACTCTGGATACAGATTGTAAACTATGTGTACACGGCGCTGGTGCCTTGTTTCTTTGGTTAGGTTTAGCTTGAAAACGAGGCCGAGTCCTTGCTGAGCCAGACTTGGTGTGAGACCTGTTGTGCAGATGGTATTTGATCTAGTTTGACTGTTTGTCTACTATGATAAACTAAGGTCTAGTTTAGTTAcacaaataagatgagatgagatgagatgtttataaattatagtgagatagtttgtaaatagtagtgaaatgatttgagtcgagatgttttatggaatttgaaaaaatgagaaaaaaaattttgagtaaaaatatcatggagttaaaatattattagaatataatttttattttgggatttgaaaaggttgaatggTTGTTTGTGttctatttaaaagtttgagaaagttataatgattagataataattagatgaaaatgttgaaaagttagaaaatttgaaattgaaaagtgtttgtgtttgaattgtgtgtttagatgttgaaataatataagatgagatgagataagatatgtTGAGACCAACTATAAAACCAAATAGAGCCTAAGTACGCGAGGAGTTCCCTTGAAACTTATAATCAACGTATTTGTCAACTTCTAGTGTGAAATTTAACACCAACGGACCATTTATCCTTTGGTGAGGAAAGGAGGAACAAAAATGTTGTTCCAACTCCTAATATGTTGCTTCTGATAGTGCAAGAACATCAAGTCAGCAATCCATCGTCAAAGGGTTGCCACTCACAAGGTTTCTGTCTCATATTAGGATCTTTTTGATATCTAAAGAACTTTATTGTGAAGTTTTTAAAATCTTAgctatcatttttaattaaaagattttatttttacggTGTTAGTCCACTTTTTAAAACTCTAGATGGTCATGATCCGTCTATCTGGATACTTGTACTTACATCGAGCATGCATAAAGAACTAATCTATCAAATTTTGATGGTTAGTTTCAACAGATAATCAAAATAGAGAAGACATGAGATTCAcctaaaaatatagataaaattttgaaattattgattaatagtaaaattcgaaaatattttagaagccTACTAATCAGACTTAAATAACTACAAAATTCGATattatgaagatttttttaaaaaatgaaaaatctaaatttttgcatgagaaataaatacaaaaataaataataatcatacaaaaaatttggtcaaaattaaaataagaattacTTCCGAAACTTGGAAGCAAATATTTACTaacaataaaaaatgatcataaatatatagtttgatggtaaataactaatattgcaTTAGTTCAAGGAAGATATTAAGTTTTTCTTTCTATATTTGTATAGATTCATCTTCTTAATATAGTACTTCAATGGTAGAATCTGAACCTAAATACCTCATATCAATTTGGGTTTGCCCCATGCACTCTCTCTCCTTGTGaatattttcttcaatgtttagagaaattTCAAACATAATAGAGGAATTCTACGTTGCACACCACTCGTATTCACCTTATAAAGctacaaaaacaaataataaataaaacaaccTATCATGTGAAGCTAATCAATGTATTACTTAAATGTTGCAAGGCTTTATCTCTTATCAAACACACTACAAAAGATAGATATTATATTACATAACAGTCAATTTGCAATCCTTAGCTCCAAGGTTCAAACGAATATGATATGGCTCAAAAACTTGAAAGCCAATGAATCGAGAGTGCCCTTGTACTTATTACGGGATTGCTTTTACTTTGTTTAGACTTTAGGCCTAGTTTGATTATCAAATATTAAAGtatttcaactcatttaattataataatttttttaaaatttaaacataaaattaatattaaaaaattatatcataataatattttatttaatttttaataaaaacatctTATTTAAACGgtgtaaacaaaaaaaacctTAAGGCAGTTATTTGGTGTTATGTTCAGAATCTTTTCGTagttcttaaaagaaaaatgctatgaTGTAGGCTACCGTTTGATTAGATTAACATGGATTGATGTATTTTATTGAAGGGctttgttacatacagtcggcaaatgcagttgGTATACAGTcggttgtacggaatgaataaaaaaaaattataattttttttttatattcaagaggacctacatgaataaaaaaaaattataaaaataattttttttttatataggtctcgtattaatttacttttttataatcgactgcacgccgactataTCTGTCgactgtaaaaaatatttctttttattgaaaaaaagaagGTTGCTCACATGGGTGGGCCCGTTAGAaaagaatattatatttatgtgtGAACGTATTTTCGTAAATTTGGGAAGTGGGGGCACGAGACTCGACATGTCAAAGACAGACGCTGAAAAGTGGGTCTTGAGTGTGCAGTGTGAAGGACTTCGTCGAGTGATTCTGTGCAAGCCTGTATCGACTGTGACTCTCACGGAAGTCTGCAAACTCACTgtcttgaatttttttagtcAAATTCTAATTTCGAACTAAACTCAACCTAAACTAATAACTACTCAGTTGATTGctcattcaaattttttttttttttttgtacttaataattaagaaaataatttttagaatattactgtatttttttaaatatttaaatatattaaaaaatataaaaaattaaaaattaaaaaaataaaaatctcaaaatatacTAGCGGTCCCATTACTGTTTttgcactaaaaaaaaaaaaattccagtcGGTATCCACTATCCACCACCTTGGAGAAGGAAACCTTAATATATGCGCGCGCGCATTTTCCAGACAAAAAATGACAGGCCATTTAAGGTATGTACCAAGAAATTTCGTATAGTTGTTTTTAGGCAAATCGGGGAAAAAGGACTGGTTGTGTCGATGTCAAACCATGATTACAAGCGGATAGAATAACAGTATGGTACTATGGCTTATGGCTTACATTCAAAAAGTCAAAacgaaataaaatttttatcaaatcatatcagtattcatgagttttataaaaattaccTTTGCAAGTCAGTATAGAAAAAACACATTTTACACTTgacataacataatttgatttgcaaAAAATGTTTAAGACACAGACGTTGTAGCTAGAGTCGGATCTTCCTAATTAATACTACTGCACCAGCCTCATGGTTTAAGGggaagaaaaatttaattagtagtgttaatttctttatttgatCTGGTCAAATgactaataaatttatatttatattatatcagtTCTGAATTCGAATCTTGATAATGCATTCTAACATATGATCGAGACgagtattaaaaatataatataaataattaaatttatctatctTATCATCGAATTAAAATCACTCTGCTGTCATGCTTTCGATAATAGCTCCATGGTTTAGGATGAAACTGTCGAATTGAAACCATTGATTCGGAATTGTCTTCTCGCCTTGGTTATTGGGTTACTACAGCCTCAAAACTTACTTTAGGAATAAATTCCAATAGACTTGTTGGAGGTCCTGGTCGTACTAAAATAGTGTGttcaaacttaaagatgcaaaacGGAATTACTGAAGTATCTATGAGACCCAATCCCTATTAGTATCTCCTGCTTGTCATTTTCATGACTCAATTTGATTCTGTGCAGCCAGAGGGCTTA
This genomic interval from Carya illinoinensis cultivar Pawnee chromosome 10, C.illinoinensisPawnee_v1, whole genome shotgun sequence contains the following:
- the LOC122278960 gene encoding calcium-dependent protein kinase 2-like, whose protein sequence is MGCCSSKRESPKPGVNTTHGSGIQTYQAQPLVQTQKVSATQTQPQPRPQPQPPIPAPPKPARPEIRPVSKPDTILGKPFEDIKKYYKLGKELGRGQFGITYWCTENSTGRTYACKSILKRKLASQSDKDDIKREVQIMQHLSGQPNIVEFRGAYEDRYSVHLVMELCAGGELFDRIIAKGHYSEKAAAAICRAIVNVVHICHFMGVMHRDLKPENFLLSSKDEGAMLKATDFGLSVFIEKGKVYRDIVGSAYYVAPEVLQRSYGKEIDIWSAGVILYVLLSGVPPFWAETEKGIFDAILQGELDFESQPWPLISESAKDLVGKMLTQDPKKRITSGQVLEHPWIREGGNASDKPIDSAVLSRMKQFTAMNKLKKLALKVIAQNLSEEEIKGLKAMFTNMDTDNSGTITYEELKTGLARTGSRLSESEVKQLMEAADVDGNGTIDYIEFISATMHRHRLERDEHLFKAFQYFDKDSSGYITRDELENAMKEYGMGDEGSIREIISEVDADNDGRINYEEFCTMMRSGMQQPAKLF